Proteins encoded within one genomic window of Streptomyces sp. NBC_01314:
- a CDS encoding nucleotidyl transferase AbiEii/AbiGii toxin family protein — protein MPELHARLLADVIAIGSPYPLVLTGGYAVRAHRLVNRPSQDLDVATENPAPMADIAAALRSGLEARGWQVQALETAPLSARFTVSDPATGQDCEVDILKEIFWRPVAQSPYGPVLAEEDVIGTKVRALADRGAPRDLIDVFAASRRWSTADLEEFGRRHARGRFEREDLQANLAGAEWTDDEAFAAYGLDDTMITALRAWALEWADDLAARLLEESDDPDID, from the coding sequence ATGCCGGAGCTGCACGCACGGCTCCTGGCGGATGTGATCGCCATCGGCTCCCCATATCCACTGGTCCTCACCGGCGGATATGCCGTGCGGGCACACCGCCTCGTGAACCGCCCCAGCCAGGACCTCGACGTCGCCACCGAGAACCCGGCACCGATGGCCGACATCGCGGCAGCGCTCCGTAGCGGCCTGGAAGCACGGGGCTGGCAGGTGCAGGCGCTGGAGACCGCCCCGCTGTCCGCCCGCTTCACCGTGTCCGACCCTGCCACCGGGCAAGACTGCGAAGTGGACATCCTCAAGGAGATCTTCTGGCGGCCGGTCGCCCAGAGCCCGTATGGGCCCGTCCTCGCGGAGGAGGACGTGATCGGAACCAAGGTCCGCGCCCTCGCCGACCGCGGAGCGCCCCGCGATCTGATCGACGTGTTCGCAGCGTCCCGCCGCTGGAGCACGGCCGACCTCGAAGAATTTGGCCGCAGGCACGCACGCGGCCGATTCGAGCGCGAAGACCTACAGGCAAATCTCGCAGGAGCCGAGTGGACTGACGACGAAGCCTTCGCCGCCTACGGTCTTGACGACACTATGATCACCGCTCTCCGAGCGTGGGCTCTTGAGTGGGCCGACGATCTCGCCGCCCGTCTTCTCGAAGAGTCCGACGATCCGGACATCGACTGA